tcgtTAATAATAAACGGGATACGATTGACTAATTGGGTATTCGTAGGTTGTTTTAGTTATTAGGATGGACTTAGATCAACAATACCAACTAGATATCGGGTCAGCAAAAAAACGTCTCGGGAACTAACAGAGCACTTGAGAAGTGAGTTCTTATTTAATTAACACCAACTTACAGTTAGCGGGGTTTACATGGGAATTTTAAAGactataaaataatgaattaaaTTGATGCCAGATGAAAAAAGggattaatacaataaaataactaactTCTCAAGTGCGATCTTATTTCGCCGAGTAAGTAATTTTTGTGTCGACCCGATTATATCtaagtagttaatattgttGACCGAAATGGAAAGACCCTCTTCTTGTGAGGGAGGGTGCCTTAACCACTCCTCCAACTAAACGATGATGTGGAAATactaaaagttattattattaattatttgtcTCTGGCATGATTCAAACCTACTACGATCGAGATTGTAATCGCAACTTAACCATTACcattaatcaaataatcaatttaacatcACGCGAACGTAAATGATCAAATCCAATAATGGGCATCTACCTTAGTTACGTGTCcgataatttatttcattcctTTTTTTCACTccttacataattatgtaaaaaagaGAAAAGGAAATATTAATATAAGTATTTAGTTGTCAAAAACTAATCATCTATCCTGatctaaacattattttaaagttcTTCATAGGTCCTCCTTCCTCCTCCCACTCATGTTTATCAAGTTCGGAAACATCGTGATTCGTGACGCACgatataatttacctatttactACATAAAAGCATAATATAAGTAGGCCTTCAATTACGGAATGGTTGAATGAAAACTTATCAATAAGTATGTACAGAAAACATCAAGCATCTGAGTTATTAAAAACCGCAAACGATTAAATCGCGCCCTCTAAACCGGATTCGCCTCCCTAATGACGGCATTAACCGGTTCAATTTCAGTAATCCGACACGGCTAAATTCGCCCGCGACATTTCAGATATCAGCCGCAAATATCGCGGGAGTATATGTTTACTATAGTCACGTGGCTACTTACCGGGCCCAGGCTGTCGAACCCGTGGCGGGAAGCCAGGTCTTGCGCCTCCTCGTGGCGCACCGACCTCTTGAACCGCACCAGGAAGGAGTTGGTGAAGACCTCGCGCGACGACGCCGCCGCTACCAGCCAAGCCGCAGCCAAACATTGCAGCCACATGTTCGCGTGGTGGCCGACGTCGGCTGACTGAGGCCTGACTTCCACTGACGTCACCACTATCGACCGGGGGCCGGCGCATGCGCGACAACCATTCAGTTTCAGAACCACCCGGGCACCCGTCAGATTATGAAACGTTACAGATCATTGTTTTGAAGCAAGATAGTCATGTCTTCGGTGACCTTGTGCCGACATCCCTCGTCGCGGAATGCCGCGGCTGATAAATGCTCGATGAAAGCCTTTGAAACCATCTTGCGATGGAAACGGCTGCCGCAACTTCGTTTTCAGGAAATGGAAATGTCTTTCATTCGAAACTCTCTCTCTCGATCGGCGATATTTGATTTCTGAAACATAACTTCTTCGGTAGTGGCTATAGTGTGAGTTTAGTATTATAGTATTGACACCACGTGTAGACTATTCTAGAGTGCCATGtgggtacctacttagttgtacctacgctggtagggcaaaaaaagaatgagacatgataggctccttaagagcatttgacgatttgtaagtactaatttaattagtagaaACAAATACCTAAAGTAATTTTGATTTTGCTTTTAGTAACTAGGTAGGTTAAAATTTATAGACTAGTATGaccaaattaatataaaatagggatatacctacctactcgtaagtAAGCTCTAATCTCAACAATCgaatgttttgcaatttcaaatGCACGGGTCTGTGATTTACATTAGGAATAGCCTCTTACTTTTTGTGCCCccaataaatgtttattttatcgtTTCGCTAAAAGaaatttaggtaggtaggtaggtaattaagtaTGTTATATGATATGGAACGGAAGATTTAGTTCATTCGGGGCAAAAACATGGTATTGGTAAAGTTCTTACTTACGTAGTAAGAaccacctacctacctacttactatgcTGTTATTAACACTactagtaaattattatttgtgtaaGTAATCATCGTAACAATTCTTGTGAATTTGATTTTGCGTCAAGGTctactttttcaattttctatcAAACAATAATATTCACAACGTAACGAAAAATTTCTTGGGGCTTTCATTGTGATCAGCATTTTAATCAAGCGCCTGCTCTAAGTAATGATGCGAAACAACGACTGCCTAATCATGATTTTACGCCGTTTTTATACGTCATTAATTTACGAACAATGAAATTGAAGCTATAAAGTTTTTATGTTTATCACTCGCGAGCGATGGTCGGAATTGGACctttatttttcttgtttttaagaataacattattaaaatgtgAAATGGAGGGAAGAGCGGTGATTGAGGATGTTGCAAAGATAACAGACTTCCCACATTCAGTGTATTTGTATGTTGAATGCAGTACAGACAAAATATGGGCATGTGGTGCATCGATATTAAATCAGTGGATGATATTAACAGCAGCACAATGTCTTGTCAACTGtagatttaaaaatacaaaatttaatcATACAGTTATCATCGGTGCTGGAAGCGAGGACATAACGGAGGTGAGAGCAGTTCTTTAACTAAGTAAGTAAAATAAGTAGGAAGGCGTTTAGTCGTAATAAGTACTTGATATACATCTAATATGCAGGCCTAAGACGGCCGCCTGGCCTAGGTCACTGGTAAACGGAATCAATGTAACAGAATACAACTATTGACATCAAGTAAATTACAAAATGTAAGGTTTTTTGACAGGCACAATACAAGCATTGCATGGATAAGGACATGTCGCAGTGTAAAATTTccaagaatatttattaatttacttaggcccgattcgaccaaacttttatccgagaataactcctggtaggTATAActggcatattgacagtttcagtatgggacatAATGTGAAAACCATTATAACTAGTATTTGAAAGTGCATGTAATTTGGTGCCAAATAGCTACTTATTTTTTCATTCTTTCTTTAATGGtctaactgacgatttattctgagattaatatgtatttactcttgtttggggTTCGTATTCCGTAGTCCTTATTAGAAACTGTCAAGGAACTCTTAGTAGAAACTTACCGTTGATTCGGATATCCAATAGCAGCGATTTGGCAACTAATGCACATATTCACCATTGTTCGCGCCTTGCAGACGCgatggaattttataaataaaactcggaaactgcttatttcgttgtattcttgagacgttacaattttgatgttgttcgATCGGAATCCAAAAGAGAAGTGATTTTATACAATGATTCTCAATATAAAGTATTGTCTGACAAAAGTTATGTGACATTTACATTAGAAGTAGATTTTGCTATTAGAATATGACGAGGCGCGAGTAGGGCCGCAACATACTCCCCCCGGTTGAAGGCTCCAGCTCTTCAACTCTCGAAGTCTTCATCGCTGAGCAGCGGGCAGAGCCGCACTAAAGGCCCTCGGTAGCTGCCGGAGGTAGTTTTCACGTCAGCAACACGGACAATTCCATCAGGGCCGGGATGCAATTTTGTTACTCGCCCAGCACATCAACAGAGAGGTGGGAGAGATTTCTCGTGAAGTAGAATCTCGTGTAGAGTCTCCTATCTTTATCTTGCTCTTGCTTTGTCTCCATTTTGTTCTGACTTGCAATTTGGTTAAAATTTCTAACTTCTTCTCCAAAAATGTTGTAGTTTCTCCAACAGAGCGTAGCGCTGGAGTCGTTTTTCATCATCAGCCTCCAGAGATGGTGACGGCAGCGCATTCAGTGGTCTTCCTGGTTAAGAAGTGCCCTGGGGAAAGGAAAAGGGAATTGTCAAGGGAAGAAGTTAAAGGACACAAGGGAAGGCCATTTAGTATAGCTTCCACTTGTGCAAACTGTTGATTGAAATTTTCTAAAAAGTTAAATGAGACGTGTCCGTTTAACGTCTCACGcgtttattcccgatgtcccccactatttgtccaccactggtggacatcgagaaaaaaagttgcaatgtccaccagtgggggacagcgctactgaaatcttcccgttgggccctactggtggacactgagaagaaatgtgttgctctgtccctcagtggtggacatcgaaaccaaaaaagttcctttgtcccccactatttgttttgttttcgtgattattaaaaaatataaatttttaattcgtatcaaacataataaaaataatatttatataaaataaaaatcacattTACGATTTACAATTTCTTAAGTTAGTTCAATTATATTATCACTGACCAAGGAAGTCTATATAGTAATTATTTTCCTTTTGGAATAATAACGTAGCTCGTATGCActaatcattatttattattttattaataagataaAAACGCGAATAAGCGATAGAACTTCCACTTTATGTAAGATAAAAAACATGAAAAGAGAAGAAAAGTGTaaggtacttacttacttttatttttattaagccaGTGCAtcttatttttttccgatgcacacattataattattagtataaagttatataaaataaataagatttacttaaaatgtttgtattcatgaacacaaataataatataatagtgggggacaacggaacttttttggtttcgatgtccaccactgagggacagagcaacacatttcttctcagtgtccaccagtagggcccaacgggaagatttcagtagcgctgtcccccactggtggacattgcaactttttttctcgatgtccaccagtggtggacaaatagtgggggacatcgggaataaacggacactgagaagaaatgtgttgctctgtccctcagtggtggacatcgaaaccaaaaaagttccgttgtcccccactattatattattatttgtgttcatgaatacaaacattttaagtaaatcttatttattttatataactttatactaataattataatgtgtgcatcggaaaaaaataagaTGCACtggcttaataaaaataaaagtaagtaagtaccttACACTTTTCTTCTCTTTTCATGTTTTTTATCTTACATAAAGTGGAAGTTCTATCGCTTATTCGCGTTTttatcttattaataaaataataaataatgattagTGCATACGAGCTACGTTATTATTCCAAAAGGAAAATAATTACTATATAGACTTCCTTGGTCAGTGATAATATAATTGAACTAACTTAAGAAATTGTAAATCGTAaatgtgatttttattttatataaatattatttttattatgtttgatacgaattaaaaatttatattttttaataatcacgaaaacaaaacaaatagtgggggacaaaggaacttttttggtttcgatgtccaccactgagggacagagcaactcatttcttcttagtgtccaccagtagggcccaacgggaagatttcagtagcgctgtcccccactggtggacattgcaactttttttctcgatgtccaccagtggtggacaaatagtgggggacatcgggaataaacgtcagtgtccaccagtagggcccaacgggaagatttcagtagcgctgtcccccactggtggacattgcaactttttttctcgatgtccaccagtggtggacaaatagtgggggacatcgggaataaacgcgtgagatgtatgtaggtaaataaaaattttgtgcTTTCTTGAGCAGCAAAatcagaaagaaaaaatatttaaatagatatgtaataaaatgtaaaattatgtaatttttatcatttaagTAAGAATATTTCGGCTGGCTGACCTCAGCGGGGAATAAAATATAGTAAGTCAAGTCAATTACAGCTGCCAAATGAATAcacttgtatctaaaataaatatgaataaacaAAAGTAACACTTGCGACAAGCGAGCATCGCGTCCCCTACGATTTGCAACACTCACTTTAGATATGAATGTTGTACCTTGCACGCGTCGGCACCGAACGCACTGGCGCACAGTGCTCCGGGAGACAAGTCTGCCTTTTGTTGGCCAGATCGTTATCTCACTGCCACTAGGAGAATGTGCGAGCTAGCATGCACAATATCACGAATGCTCTCAAATGTAAAATTAGATAAAtaatgtgatttatttatttaatttaatttaattttgataaagaacatgataaattaattattgaattatttttatagattaTAGATTGATTGCACTGTAGTTGATTGCCTATGCATAAATTAATAGAACCGCCAATTAACCAGCCAAACTTAGAGTTTTGAAGTTTCGGTTTATTTTTTCCTAATGATTTTTGTTGACATATTAGAACATCCCAAAATAGATCTGCGCCTATTAAAAGATCGATAGGGCCTGGCTGATTAAAATCAGGGTCtgccaatttaatattttttggtaattttaatttatttaaattaattggaGACTTTGGAAGAACTCCTGTGAGCTCATCAAGAACAAAGCAATTTAGATTTGTTTGGTAATTATGACGAGTGGAATTTAGTTGAACAACACAGCTTTCATTGACTGAGCTTGAGTTGTTTCCAATTCCAATGACATTGATGGAAGTTGGATTAGAATTTAATGATAGTTTTTGTTGCAATGATTTTGTAATGAAAGATGACTGACTGCCTGAATCCAATAAGGCTCGAACTAAAGTTGCCTTTTTAGTTATTGGATTCGCGACTTCTATTAGGGCAGTAGTCAAAATGACATGTGTATTTTCTTCTTTAGAGAAGTTGACAATGGATTCCGATGGTTGTATTTGAGCATTGTTGGCTTTAGTGGCATCAACTGAATGCAGTAGTGTATTATGTCGCTCGTTACACTGCCTACATGGACCCATACGACACTCGCGGGCCGGGTGTCCTTGACGTAAACAGTTCGAACATAACTTATATTTAGAAACGTCTACTAACCTATCCtgtattgattttgatttaaaaattgaaCATTCGTATATTTTATGACCTTTGTTGCAAATAATACAGACGTGTGAATTATTATTGTTGGAATTTAAAGTTGCATTATGTGAATTTGTTTGAAAAGTTGATTGATTGctattaaaatttgaattttgaattgattttacgtaattatttgtgtttttagaattattattatattgattacGACTAGTAGATTCTAATATGTGTGCCCGGTcaattaaaaactgcttaaattgtTCTAAGGTGGGAACATCTCCTAAATTGCTACGTTGTTCTTCCCACTTTATGAGAGTATGGTTATGAAGTTTAGAGcaaatgaaaaatataattaatgtgtCCCAGTGCTCTGTGGGCTGACCTAGATTGGCTAGGGCACGCAAGTTTTTGGTGACATGATCTACTACAAATCGTAGGGAACTTTCAGTTTCGCGTGTCGACTGTTGCAAATTATACAATGATTTAAGATGATGATTAATGAGTAGTCTTTTGTCATTATAACGCTGGTAAATTAATTGCCAAGCATCATTATAATTGGCAGAAGACACCTCAATATTTGAAATAACACGAGCTGCATCTCCCTCTAAATAGGAAATCAAATAGTGAAACTTTTGAATGGATGACAAGCGTTCATTGTTATGAATTAAATTAGTGAAAGTGTCGCGGAACTCTAACCAGCGGAAATATGATCCGTCAAATTTGGCTATTTGGATTTGAGGTAGGCGAACACTAGAGTCTGCGTCAAAAGATTGAGCCTCTAAAAATAAAGATTCGCGGCGTTTTTTGTCTTGACTTATTAATTTCGATTCATTTTGTTCATCTAAGAAACTCTTTGCCATAGCTATGCACAAAATAAAGTCTTGCTCAATGCGTTCACGCTCGTCCATCTCAAAATCCAAATTTTCAGAATTTTTTAATTCGATCTGAGTTTGCAGCTCGTCATATTTGGCCAACTGACCCTCGAACTTGCTGAGTTTAAGCGACAACTCAGCAATCTCAATGGTCGTCAGCGAGGGCTGCCTTGTAATTCTGTTTAAGTAATTTCTAAATCTAGTAATTTGCCCCTTGATTGAACTACGTTTTACTAATAAATCCTTTGACATCGAATGCCTCGATGCCAAATGCGGTGATAAAGTGGCTGGATCAGtcattatttgttattaaaatatcaaattgctaataaaatattattttgaaatgtaaATTGTACTATTGGAAtacgtttaattaataaattatagaaTGTTTAAAGAATTTACACGATAAAAAATATGCGAGGTAGttcaaatcaaaattacaaaGCCGCGCCTCAGTTAGAAGGAcacaaatttataataaaaagaatACGTATCTCACGCCCTCAGCCCCGACGGCAGCTAGGAAGCCGGTGTTGACGCGTTGAATCAGCTGATGTCCCGTTAACCGGCTCGTTGAGGTCGGCCGCTGGCACAACTGAAATATTCggcaaaaaaatactaaaaaccgGGAAACTACTGGCGCGATACGTTATTACAATTAGGATTTGGCTTTAATTACTTGAAAATAAGAGAAATTGCAATGATTTGATGATATTTTGAAcaatgaataaaaattatgGGGTAGACACAATTTGCACAAGTGAAAGTTTTTACTAAATTGGATAGGATTTCGGGGATAAAAAAGGTTTAGGAGTGGTTTAATAGTGTTGGGATGATGTAAGGAAGGAATAATCAGGGCACTTATCTGAAATCCAGGCTGCGAGGTGAAACTTTTGCTGCGTCACTGCTCGGCTGACTCCAGGTGTCCTTGGCTTAATCTTCCAGATTGTCCGAAATTGCAGTCCTGTCACGGTCGCCAATGTTCGCGCCTTGCAGACGCgatggaattttataaataaaactcggaaactgcttatttcgttgtattcttgagacgttacaatttcgatgttgttcgatcggaatccaaaagagaagtgattttatacaatgattctcaatataaagtattgtctgacaaaagttatgtgacatttacattagaagtagattttgctattagaatatgacgaggcgcgagtagggccgcaacaaccatcaatccctaattttcaattgacccctgtggtaacacataacaggaattttgtttcataggggtcacttaaaaataagggattcatggtgaaaacggacataagtCCCTCAAAGTTGCCGGAGCAGtcgctaaaacgcgcgattccgATTATACCGCGTTGGAACATATGAAGTCGCAAAACTGACTGCATAGAACCTTTTAGCAGCTGCATACAATCGCAAAATCGCCGATCGCCGAAGCTAAACGTAGCATTGTCTCCTATGGCCCTTATAATTACTCAGAACACTTTTCTACGTAACTGAATTGTTGGTCTAAAAAGTCTTTGTTTTAGATGGAAATCATAAGTACATGTATCGATGCAATATTACACGAGCGGTTCAACAAATGGGTTGGTGAAAACGACATAGCTATAGCGTTTGTCGATAAAGAGATACCTCTAGGCGATAATATGAAGAAAGTCTTAATTACTAATACATTTGAGAATAAACCCCTAAGCGGATACGTGGCAGGATGGGGTACCACTGGTGTAAGttatattatgctaataatactaccatttttttctgtttggcCCAATGGTTAATTGTTTGTCAGATGTGTTTTCAGACGAATATacaggtgtggttttgtaaaaaaaaacgcccacctcaggggtggtagtaggtaggtacacatgagagtaattacaaaaaaaaaacaaattttttactacttatttattactttattagtaaaaaccttgttcaaacgtCCCCTAAAACTTCGAGACTGCGCTTGTTACCGCCCGCACCacccccgcgtaccccgctacaCCACCGAGCATATGCAGCCGCCGCCCCGGAAGAGCGAGGGGAATGAATGACCGATAGCTCGCCTTTGGCATCAGTGTCGTGTATACTACCACTGCTGAGATGGGCATTGTTATACAAaactacaccctgtataaagaaaACTACGTCATAATTCAGAGCCAGATTTAGAAGTGGGCAACCGGGGCTACAGGCTATCAGTAGATCAAATATCAAAATCTCAAATTCCTATTTGCAGTTTATTTAATGGAAAGGAAAAGTCGACTGAAAAAAATTGACCATTTTATTTGGAAATCAATTTGGAGCCAGGGGGACTCCAGTCTCCACTCCTTTGTTGCCCGAGGCCTCCAGATCTCTAAGTCCTgcattataaatttatttacttatttatttaaacttgatTGCCAAAATTTGaaacataaggcgaacttaatatGCCATTAAGTAAAGGCATTCTCCACCAGTTGACTTACCAGTTCTATCCATAAAATGAACATTTTAATGTTTAATAAATCTATGGTTTTATATTTAACAGGACGAGGAAGACGACAAACTACATTCATGCTTTCAAAAAATAAGATCTATGAATGCCTGCAACTATGCTCACTACTTGTACTTGCCTCCTGGAATGTTTTGTGCTGGTGACTTACTAAATGCGAAGAACATACCCCGGACCGTtccgtaagtacctacctaccctttGGCCTATCAATCGAagtttacctacattattactGTACCTTTTGATATCTATATCTTTTGATACGGAAAAgctacaacccggtcgagttaactgcgcatctggcagctgtgacgtcacatcgacgctctagtaagcagggtactcatctagccgtgtagcatgtaatgtatcagatactgtataaagtgagtaggtacataggcacgagcccgctgttctctgctcgcgcgtggttcgcagggagatcgcagcgaccagccgagtggcggtatcactgcgagcacaaaggcggaTCGTAGTAGGAttcaggagctcgcagccagatacgcgatgaccgtggacgagccgtaaAGCCACTTggttggttacgttacatgctacgttacgtgctacatggcaggtgagtaccctgccgTATGGACGCGGTGACTATGCATATAAGTACGAGGGAGAATCGCAATTCAGCGAGGCGCGCAGTTAGCTCAATCAGGTT
This genomic window from Ostrinia nubilalis chromosome 18, ilOstNubi1.1, whole genome shotgun sequence contains:
- the LOC135080711 gene encoding mast cell protease 1A-like, translated to MVGIGPLFFLFLRITLLKCEMEGRAVIEDVAKITDFPHSVYLYVECSTDKIWACGASILNQWMILTAAQCLVNCRFKNTKFNHTVIIGAGSEDITEMEIISTCIDAILHERFNKWVGENDIAIAFVDKEIPLGDNMKKVLITNTFENKPLSGYVAGWGTTGDEEDDKLHSCFQKIRSMNACNYAHYLYLPPGMFCAGDLLNAKNIPRTVPLDSGSAFIYKTFYQIGVVSYGTNKYPSLTFYTNVSYFYSWINENTKRLYCRNTANKIKRN